A genomic segment from Phycisphaerae bacterium encodes:
- a CDS encoding redoxin domain-containing protein has product MLAAVLAIGCEQERQPPAPADEPPREAAAPAVEHATATAAIGEPAPDFVLEDWSGRRIGLTGHAGDIVVLEWINPDCPFVQRHYKEGTMARLAAKYADRGVAWLAINSTHYMGRGGNQRWAEQYELPYPILEDRRGMVGRLYQAKTTPHVFIIDREGVLVYAGAIDNDPAGVKPPDERVNFVDRALTEMAAGQPVTIPESKPYGCSVKYTE; this is encoded by the coding sequence ATGCTCGCCGCCGTTCTGGCGATCGGCTGCGAACAGGAGAGGCAGCCGCCCGCCCCGGCGGACGAGCCGCCGCGGGAGGCAGCCGCTCCCGCCGTCGAGCATGCGACTGCGACGGCGGCCATCGGTGAACCGGCCCCGGACTTTGTGCTCGAGGACTGGAGCGGTCGGCGGATCGGCCTGACGGGCCATGCCGGCGACATCGTCGTCCTCGAATGGATCAACCCGGACTGCCCGTTCGTCCAGCGGCACTACAAGGAAGGGACGATGGCCCGACTGGCCGCCAAGTACGCGGATCGCGGCGTGGCGTGGCTGGCGATCAACAGCACCCACTACATGGGCCGCGGTGGCAACCAGCGTTGGGCCGAGCAGTACGAACTGCCCTACCCGATTCTGGAGGACCGCCGCGGAATGGTCGGCCGCCTCTACCAGGCGAAGACCACGCCGCATGTGTTCATCATCGATCGCGAGGGCGTCCTGGTCTACGCCGGAGCGATCGACAACGATCCGGCCGGAGTCAAGCCGCCCGACGAGCGGGTCAACTTCGTCGATCGCGCGTTGACCGAAATGGCCGCAGGCCAGCCGGTGACGATCCCCGAGAGCAAGCCCTACGGCTGTTCGGTCAAGTACACCGAATGA
- a CDS encoding SocA family protein yields the protein MSDPFRFNFEKTLQAIAVLLRQSENRTDNYMRLLKLLYLADRKSLAQMGRPITGDRVVAMKRGPVLSRTLDMINDKHARSADLFRHIQKVNYEIQLVHDPGNAALSRAEIDILHGVSRDFASMDEWELVEKTHELPEWRKNDPGDSSRRIPLPDILEAIGQNDRLKEILEAAEEERSIARLFELPVKSEAEKTS from the coding sequence ATGAGCGATCCATTTCGGTTCAACTTTGAAAAAACGCTGCAGGCAATTGCGGTGCTGTTGCGGCAGTCGGAGAACCGCACCGACAACTACATGCGTCTTCTGAAGCTCCTTTACCTCGCTGACCGGAAGTCGTTGGCGCAGATGGGCCGTCCGATCACCGGCGACCGCGTGGTGGCCATGAAGCGGGGCCCTGTGCTGAGCCGAACACTTGACATGATCAACGACAAACACGCCAGATCAGCGGATTTGTTTAGGCACATTCAGAAAGTCAACTACGAAATCCAGTTGGTGCACGATCCAGGCAACGCTGCGCTGTCGCGGGCGGAAATCGACATCTTGCACGGTGTGAGCAGGGATTTCGCCTCGATGGATGAGTGGGAACTCGTCGAGAAGACCCACGAGTTGCCGGAGTGGCGAAAGAACGACCCGGGTGATTCCTCAAGACGCATTCCTCTGCCGGACATCCTGGAAGCCATTGGACAGAATGATCGGCTCAAGGAGATCCTGGAAGCAGCGGAGGAGGAGCGGTCTATCGCGCGATTGTTCGAACTCCCGGTGAAATCCGAGGCGGAGAAGACTTCGTGA
- a CDS encoding Y-family DNA polymerase, whose amino-acid sequence MASLVALVDCNNFYVSCERVFDPKLDGCPVVVLSNNDGCIIARSNEAKALGVEMGAPMFKVREFLAAHGVAVHSSNYALYGDMSARVMETLASFTPNIEVYSIDEAFLDLSGIERHTELDDYGRRIRQTVHRWTGIPVSVGIAETKTLAKIANRIAKRSDKADGVLNLAASPYRDQALSRVAVEDVWGVGSAYARMLNEAGIRNARQLRDADDGWIRRRMGIVGLRTVWELRAIPCLPLELAPPAKKGITVSRSFGQAVQTLHEMQEAIAAFTSRAAEKLRREKLAASVLTVFLMTDRFRDKHYVRSTTMRLEVATDDTRELLRHTLRGVVDLFRDGLSYKKAGVMLTELAPADQVQRHLFVGGGDQRSNDLMRTLDGLNERFGAGAVRYGAAGLCQRWRLRSGRRSARFTTNWDSLPSVKAV is encoded by the coding sequence ATGGCATCACTCGTCGCGCTGGTTGACTGCAACAACTTCTACGTTTCGTGCGAACGGGTCTTCGATCCGAAGCTTGACGGTTGTCCGGTGGTGGTGCTTTCCAATAACGACGGCTGCATCATCGCCCGCTCCAACGAGGCCAAGGCGCTGGGCGTCGAGATGGGGGCGCCGATGTTCAAGGTGCGTGAGTTCCTTGCCGCCCACGGCGTGGCCGTCCACTCGTCCAACTACGCCCTCTACGGTGATATGTCGGCCCGGGTGATGGAGACGCTGGCGAGCTTCACGCCGAACATCGAAGTCTATTCGATCGACGAGGCGTTCCTGGATCTCTCCGGTATTGAGCGGCATACTGAGCTTGACGACTATGGCCGGCGGATCCGTCAGACCGTCCATCGCTGGACCGGCATTCCCGTCTCGGTCGGCATCGCCGAGACCAAGACGCTGGCCAAGATCGCCAACCGCATCGCGAAACGCTCGGACAAAGCCGACGGCGTGCTGAACCTGGCCGCCTCGCCGTATCGCGACCAGGCCCTTTCGCGGGTCGCGGTCGAGGACGTCTGGGGCGTCGGGTCCGCCTACGCCCGGATGCTCAACGAGGCCGGCATCCGGAACGCCCGTCAGCTTCGCGACGCCGACGACGGTTGGATCCGCCGCCGGATGGGCATCGTGGGTTTGCGGACGGTCTGGGAACTGCGGGCCATCCCGTGCCTGCCGCTCGAACTGGCGCCGCCCGCCAAGAAGGGGATTACCGTCTCTCGCTCGTTCGGGCAGGCGGTCCAGACGCTGCATGAGATGCAGGAGGCGATCGCCGCGTTCACCTCGCGAGCGGCTGAGAAACTCCGCCGCGAGAAGCTTGCCGCCTCCGTCCTGACCGTCTTCCTCATGACCGATCGCTTCCGCGACAAGCACTACGTCCGCTCGACGACGATGCGGCTTGAGGTGGCCACCGACGACACGCGTGAACTGCTCCGCCACACTCTGCGCGGCGTAGTCGATTTGTTCCGTGACGGTCTGTCGTACAAGAAGGCCGGAGTCATGCTCACCGAACTGGCACCGGCCGATCAGGTCCAGCGGCACCTGTTCGTGGGTGGCGGCGACCAGCGATCAAACGACCTGATGCGCACCCTCGACGGGCTCAACGAACGTTTCGGAGCCGGCGCGGTCCGCTACGGCGCCGCCGGCCTCTGTCAGCGCTGGCGGCTGCGCTCGGGCCGACGGTCCGCTCGCTTCACCACCAACTGGGACTCTCTTCCCAGCGTCAAGGCGGTCTGA
- the umuD gene encoding translesion error-prone DNA polymerase V autoproteolytic subunit, producing the protein MPVVGGRPKSLTEQGIEHVNGLQDEVGGENRRSVRCIYRTCGKTSYQITLFGGCTQAGFPSPADDYIEGKLDLNAYLVRHPSATFFVRVAGDSMIEAGIHDGDILVVDRAVRSRSGHVVVAVLDGEFTVKRLRLTAGRVVLQPANPVYPAIEVAEEADFEIWGVVTAVIHKV; encoded by the coding sequence TTGCCGGTTGTCGGCGGTCGGCCTAAGTCGTTGACAGAACAGGGGATCGAACACGTGAATGGGCTGCAAGACGAGGTTGGAGGCGAGAACCGGAGGTCCGTTCGATGCATTTATCGGACCTGCGGAAAGACGAGTTACCAGATCACCCTATTCGGCGGGTGTACGCAGGCGGGTTTCCCATCGCCCGCCGACGACTACATCGAGGGCAAGCTCGACCTGAACGCGTACCTGGTCCGGCATCCGTCGGCCACGTTCTTCGTCCGGGTGGCAGGGGACTCCATGATCGAAGCGGGCATCCACGACGGGGACATCCTGGTGGTCGATCGGGCGGTTCGAAGCCGCTCGGGCCACGTGGTGGTGGCCGTGCTGGACGGCGAGTTTACCGTCAAGCGCCTGCGTCTGACGGCGGGGCGGGTGGTCCTTCAGCCGGCCAATCCGGTCTACCCGGCCATCGAGGTGGCCGAGGAGGCGGATTTCGAGATTTGGGGAGTGGTTACCGCGGTTATTCACAAGGTCTGA
- a CDS encoding tetratricopeptide repeat protein, with protein MKDFRIRQGVVACILLGLLAGCEGTTDPISIYNTGLEQYEVGEYDRAIGMFKWSLEEGGREFKPALLALAKTHLALARRSFQQREFLAAYKDLETALNWANQAINADPGNPETFRVKVAILKMRGEVEGVLVTARRAAELVGPSPSTVIMLARTYREQGDYDNAVITLKQGLSVSPDNVELNVELARLYDTIGRGSLALEHYERAYRLAPDYPGLEQRINRLRTGTDGR; from the coding sequence ATGAAGGATTTCCGGATTCGCCAGGGAGTGGTGGCCTGCATCCTGTTGGGGCTGCTGGCGGGCTGTGAAGGGACGACTGACCCGATCAGTATCTACAACACCGGCCTGGAGCAGTATGAGGTCGGCGAGTACGACCGGGCCATCGGAATGTTCAAATGGTCCCTCGAAGAGGGCGGACGCGAGTTCAAGCCGGCGCTGCTGGCCTTGGCCAAGACGCACCTGGCCCTGGCTCGGCGGTCGTTCCAGCAGCGGGAGTTTCTCGCGGCCTACAAAGACCTCGAGACGGCTCTGAACTGGGCGAATCAGGCCATCAACGCCGATCCGGGCAATCCGGAGACGTTCCGGGTGAAGGTGGCGATCCTCAAGATGCGCGGCGAGGTGGAAGGCGTCCTCGTGACCGCCCGGCGCGCCGCCGAACTGGTCGGCCCTTCGCCGAGCACGGTGATCATGCTCGCCCGGACCTACCGCGAACAGGGCGACTACGACAACGCGGTCATCACCCTCAAGCAGGGCCTGAGCGTCAGCCCGGACAATGTGGAACTGAACGTCGAACTGGCGCGGCTTTACGATACGATCGGCCGCGGCAGTCTGGCCCTGGAGCACTATGAGCGGGCCTACCGGCTGGCCCCGGACTATCCGGGCTTGGAGCAGCGGATCAACCGGCTGCGCACCGGCACAGACGGACGCTGA
- a CDS encoding DUF362 domain-containing protein: MRAKVTFASARPRELRGEATLPALLDRMLGRWDFDKRFKGKRVAIKMHLGGGYGYSTIHPLLVGRVVRAVREAGGSPFVTDVAGAVAGAKCRGYTEEVLGAPIESVAGTADKYIRPAKVDYRSLDTVNLAGNVVDADALIVLSHGKGHGQSGFGGAIKNIAMGCVDSPTRSRIHRLMSAAFEWDESKCKGCLLCKDNCPNDAISYEDGKLSISDHACKYCMHCQLACPTGAIAIDQQGYRWFQHGMALTVRETLRHFEPAAVFYITALLSITPFCDCWGFTTPSIVPDVGIVAGDDIVAVETASCDLIRAEDFIEGSLPSPLRRSGSGHLLQQIHGKDPYIQIEECEKLDLGNREYQLAEVE; the protein is encoded by the coding sequence ATGAGAGCGAAAGTTACGTTTGCATCGGCCCGGCCGCGGGAGCTTCGCGGCGAGGCGACTCTGCCCGCCCTGTTGGACCGGATGCTGGGCCGGTGGGATTTCGATAAACGCTTCAAGGGCAAGCGGGTCGCGATCAAGATGCACCTGGGCGGCGGGTACGGCTATTCGACGATCCACCCGCTGCTGGTCGGCCGGGTGGTCCGGGCGGTGCGCGAGGCCGGCGGTTCGCCGTTTGTCACCGACGTGGCCGGGGCGGTCGCCGGGGCCAAATGCCGCGGGTATACCGAGGAGGTGCTCGGAGCGCCGATCGAATCGGTGGCCGGAACGGCGGACAAGTACATCCGGCCGGCAAAGGTTGACTACCGCAGCCTCGATACGGTGAACCTGGCGGGCAACGTGGTGGACGCCGACGCGCTGATCGTTCTGTCGCACGGCAAGGGGCACGGGCAGAGCGGGTTCGGCGGCGCGATCAAGAACATCGCGATGGGCTGTGTGGATAGCCCGACGCGAAGCAGGATCCATCGCCTGATGAGCGCAGCGTTCGAATGGGACGAATCCAAATGCAAGGGCTGTCTGCTCTGCAAGGACAACTGCCCCAACGACGCGATCAGCTACGAGGACGGCAAGCTGTCGATCTCCGATCACGCCTGCAAGTACTGCATGCACTGCCAGTTGGCGTGTCCGACCGGCGCGATCGCCATCGACCAGCAGGGCTATCGGTGGTTTCAGCACGGAATGGCCCTGACCGTCCGCGAGACGCTCAGGCACTTCGAGCCGGCAGCGGTGTTCTACATCACCGCCCTGCTGTCGATCACGCCGTTTTGCGACTGCTGGGGATTCACCACGCCGTCGATCGTGCCGGACGTCGGGATCGTGGCGGGCGACGATATCGTGGCCGTTGAGACCGCATCATGCGACCTGATCCGGGCGGAGGACTTCATCGAAGGCTCGCTGCCGTCGCCGCTACGGCGCAGCGGCTCGGGCCATCTGCTCCAGCAGATCCACGGCAAAGACCCCTACATCCAGATCGAAGAGTGCGAAAAGCTCGATCTGGGCAATCGGGAGTATCAGTTGGCGGAAGTCGAGTAG
- the rho gene encoding transcription termination factor Rho, with protein sequence MAKNANNRRRKNGKADGAQEQDAPVAVAENQEDIVVMDEETEERYEQAKKDELHLSDLQKMTVAELHKLARDEGLEDYTGLKKQELIFKILKERIQKNGLMYGEGVLEILPDGFGFLRSPDYNYLAGPDDIYVSPSQIRRFGLRTGCTVAGQIRPPKESERYFALLRVEAVNYEDPEVLTEKVNFEDLTPLHPDRRYILETKGEEVSMRVMDLVTPLGTGQRGLIVAPPRTGKTVLLQKIANAISTNHPDVYLIILLIDERPEEVTEMERATKAEVISSTFDEPASRHVQVAEMVIEKARRLVEYGKDVVILLDSITRLARAYNTEIPHSGKILTGGVDANALQKPKKFFGAARNIEEGGSLTIVATALIDTGSKMDEVIFEEFKGTGNMELHLDRRLVERRTWPAINIPASGTRKEELLLDPKELELVYRLRRVLSDMNPVEAMELLVSRLGKMKSNAEFLMSMKLD encoded by the coding sequence ATGGCAAAGAATGCGAACAATCGAAGAAGAAAGAACGGCAAGGCCGATGGGGCCCAGGAGCAGGACGCTCCCGTGGCGGTCGCCGAAAACCAAGAAGATATCGTGGTGATGGACGAGGAAACGGAAGAGCGCTACGAGCAGGCCAAGAAGGACGAACTGCACCTCTCGGACCTCCAGAAGATGACCGTGGCCGAGCTGCACAAGCTGGCCCGCGATGAGGGGTTGGAGGATTACACGGGGCTCAAGAAGCAGGAGCTGATCTTCAAGATCCTCAAGGAGCGCATCCAGAAGAACGGCCTGATGTACGGCGAGGGCGTCCTGGAGATCCTGCCGGACGGCTTCGGTTTTCTCCGCAGCCCGGACTACAACTACCTGGCCGGTCCCGACGACATCTACGTCTCGCCCAGCCAGATCCGCCGTTTCGGCCTTCGCACCGGCTGCACCGTGGCCGGGCAGATCCGTCCGCCCAAGGAATCGGAGCGCTATTTCGCCCTGCTGCGGGTCGAAGCGGTCAACTACGAGGATCCCGAAGTTCTGACCGAGAAGGTCAACTTCGAGGATCTTACACCGCTGCACCCGGATCGCCGCTACATTCTCGAGACCAAGGGCGAAGAGGTCAGCATGCGGGTGATGGACCTGGTCACTCCGCTGGGCACCGGGCAGCGCGGCCTGATCGTCGCGCCGCCGCGGACCGGCAAGACGGTGCTGCTCCAGAAGATCGCCAACGCGATCAGCACCAACCACCCGGACGTCTACCTGATCATCCTGCTGATCGACGAGCGGCCGGAAGAGGTCACGGAGATGGAGCGGGCGACCAAGGCCGAGGTCATCAGTTCGACCTTCGACGAGCCGGCCAGCCGGCACGTCCAGGTGGCCGAGATGGTCATCGAGAAGGCCAGGCGGCTTGTCGAATACGGCAAGGACGTGGTCATCCTGCTCGACTCGATCACCCGTTTGGCCCGGGCCTACAACACCGAAATCCCGCACTCCGGCAAGATTCTGACCGGCGGCGTCGACGCCAACGCCCTGCAGAAGCCCAAGAAGTTCTTCGGGGCCGCCCGGAACATCGAGGAGGGCGGGTCGCTGACCATCGTCGCGACGGCCCTGATCGACACCGGGTCCAAGATGGACGAAGTGATTTTTGAAGAGTTCAAGGGCACCGGCAACATGGAGCTGCACCTGGACCGGCGGCTGGTCGAGCGGCGAACCTGGCCGGCCATCAACATTCCGGCCAGCGGCACCCGCAAGGAAGAACTCCTGCTGGACCCCAAGGAACTGGAACTGGTCTACCGCCTGCGCCGCGTCCTGTCCGACATGAACCCGGTCGAGGCGATGGAACTGCTGGTCAGCCGGTTGGGCAAGATGAAGTCCAACGCCGAGTTCCTCATGTCCATGAAGCTCGACTAG
- a CDS encoding dephospho-CoA kinase, translating to MIGLTGQIGAGKTTVAAMFRELGCAVINADDLARAVLSEGEGVRFVREAFGPQYIRPDGTVDRRAVADLVFNDPRQKDRLEGYIYPILHRRREALTAQYQADPAVRAIILETPLLLEKGLKSLCDYVILVEADLDVRLKRVGAARRWDPEELRRREKFFFPVHLKRALADDIVYNNSSADVCRQQVGKAFSRIVSSEDCRLA from the coding sequence GTGATTGGCTTGACCGGCCAGATCGGCGCCGGGAAGACGACGGTCGCTGCGATGTTCCGTGAGCTCGGCTGCGCGGTCATCAACGCCGACGATCTGGCGCGGGCGGTGCTTTCGGAGGGGGAGGGGGTTCGGTTTGTCCGCGAGGCGTTCGGCCCTCAGTACATCCGGCCGGACGGCACGGTCGACCGCCGGGCGGTGGCCGACCTGGTGTTCAACGATCCGCGGCAGAAGGACCGTCTGGAAGGCTACATTTACCCTATCCTGCACCGCCGCCGGGAGGCTCTGACGGCCCAATACCAAGCCGATCCGGCCGTGCGGGCCATTATCCTGGAAACGCCGCTTCTGCTCGAGAAGGGCTTGAAAAGTCTCTGCGATTACGTTATACTTGTGGAGGCTGATCTGGATGTGCGCTTGAAACGGGTAGGGGCAGCCCGGCGATGGGACCCGGAAGAACTGAGACGGCGGGAAAAATTCTTTTTTCCTGTACACTTGAAACGGGCCCTTGCCGATGATATAGTATATAATAATTCCTCAGCCGACGTATGTCGGCAACAGGTGGGAAAAGCCTTTTCCCGTATAGTCTCCTCTGAAGATTGCCGGCTCGCCTGA
- a CDS encoding VOC family protein, translating to MVLHIHALDAIRLTTHPSLRRRNVRFYRDLLGLPLVYDECRADLLLFRLHRRELRLEFAPCVAVNRNRWRAAFEVDDLQRLFRTLDEGGYRPRWHSGCSLATQRIFVSDPTGYRLELLRLWPMF from the coding sequence ATGGTCCTGCATATCCATGCCCTCGATGCCATCCGGCTGACGACCCATCCGTCGCTTCGGCGGCGGAACGTCCGGTTCTACCGTGACCTGTTGGGCCTGCCTCTGGTCTATGACGAGTGCCGGGCCGATTTACTACTTTTTCGCTTGCACCGCCGTGAACTGCGGCTAGAATTTGCTCCTTGTGTTGCGGTCAACCGCAACCGGTGGCGGGCCGCCTTTGAGGTGGACGACCTTCAGCGGCTCTTCCGGACCCTCGACGAAGGCGGCTATCGGCCGCGGTGGCATTCCGGCTGCTCACTGGCGACCCAGCGGATATTCGTCTCGGACCCGACCGGCTATCGCCTCGAGTTGCTGCGGCTCTGGCCCATGTTCTGA
- a CDS encoding DUF1559 domain-containing protein: MAGFTPSPRIALVVLILSATVTAQTAQPPSDTGLAELASRLPEGVLGFVATSGGDRLKPAFEQSHVGQLWSEPSVQTFYRQIKDAVWAKIQTDPQVPQEDRQKIEEFLELAKTVLMRPAVIGVAVHPGPIVDPKKAIYPFLVIDAGPRRADLEVPIGKLTDKMARDQLTRQRQIGQITLNEVGTTDQAVVNWGWVGDRFVLTINDPQGAVVQKLAEEVSADSPFADAIRQEPGDEKVFAIFADFQRIGATVAQAVAAEDPNAAVEFVPKARQMLGTLGLVRTGTMNILSGFDGQRLVTSLLLETPEPRTGLLAAFRQIDPARLDVVPPDATSASIDDLDLGKLYDTIMKTVMAADEQALHQLMAQIAGAQEQLGFRIRQGLVESISGPFVYFDVPPMQMVEAPAGGAVVIAGLKDTEVFQQAIQKLTGLIMQQAQGYAQATTQPAGERVMNVIVIPQLALLQLSPTWTIVDNQLVVATNPSLCTLAIRRLTAENPESVRTTEAYKQVMVDLPEGLIALRFINTQRQWSQALTMLQQFWPMMAMGAQQQAQITLPMMLPPAQDILKHMAPSLDYSWLDAQGLRSRTIGAFGGGSSPLSLVAVAGVGTAVALPALSRARETARRSVSMSNLRQIGIAMMMYANDFEDQLPPDLEALVANRYVTKEVFSSPLKPEAFDGPSYVYTGPRKLSEVPDVTHEILAHENPAYLSEGTNVLFADSHVEWMKPDEFRQRLQATYERLGKPMPEIQFGQTGRKSGFDLGEFLEDLNLPFGSKSRSRSSAVDRMIPFKCTACGAVVMKNLDELQQMHETEKMAPMMSSMKLVCPKCDNKELTQAVLCLKCDEVFIFEMDPMAGADFDDRCPKCGVSYAEAWQEKYGKGK, translated from the coding sequence ATGGCAGGTTTCACCCCAAGTCCGCGGATTGCGTTGGTTGTGCTTATTCTGAGTGCAACTGTCACGGCCCAGACGGCCCAACCACCGTCCGATACGGGCCTGGCCGAACTGGCAAGCCGGCTGCCCGAGGGGGTTCTGGGGTTCGTAGCCACCAGCGGCGGCGACCGGCTCAAGCCGGCCTTCGAGCAGAGCCACGTCGGCCAGCTTTGGAGCGAGCCGTCGGTCCAGACGTTCTACCGGCAGATCAAGGATGCGGTATGGGCGAAGATCCAGACAGACCCGCAAGTCCCGCAGGAGGATAGGCAGAAGATCGAGGAGTTTCTGGAGTTGGCGAAGACGGTGCTGATGCGGCCGGCCGTTATCGGGGTCGCCGTACATCCCGGACCGATTGTGGACCCGAAGAAGGCAATCTACCCGTTCCTTGTCATCGATGCCGGGCCACGTCGGGCGGACCTGGAGGTCCCGATCGGCAAGTTGACCGACAAAATGGCCCGCGATCAACTGACGAGACAACGCCAGATCGGACAGATCACGCTCAACGAGGTCGGAACGACGGACCAAGCCGTCGTCAACTGGGGCTGGGTGGGCGACCGGTTCGTCCTGACCATCAACGATCCGCAAGGCGCGGTGGTCCAGAAGCTGGCGGAGGAAGTGTCTGCCGACTCGCCGTTCGCCGACGCGATTCGCCAGGAACCGGGCGACGAGAAGGTGTTCGCGATCTTCGCGGACTTTCAGCGGATCGGAGCCACGGTCGCTCAGGCCGTCGCAGCCGAGGACCCCAACGCCGCTGTCGAGTTTGTCCCAAAGGCCCGGCAAATGCTCGGAACTCTCGGGCTGGTTCGGACGGGTACCATGAACATCCTCAGCGGATTCGACGGCCAGCGGCTGGTCACGAGCCTGTTGCTCGAGACGCCGGAGCCGCGGACCGGTCTGCTCGCGGCCTTCAGGCAGATCGATCCGGCCAGGCTCGACGTGGTTCCGCCGGACGCCACCAGCGCGTCGATCGATGACCTGGACCTGGGCAAGCTCTACGATACGATCATGAAAACCGTCATGGCGGCTGATGAGCAGGCCCTCCATCAGCTCATGGCCCAGATCGCAGGGGCGCAGGAGCAGTTGGGATTCCGCATCCGCCAAGGACTCGTCGAGTCGATTTCGGGCCCCTTCGTCTACTTCGACGTTCCGCCCATGCAGATGGTTGAGGCGCCGGCCGGCGGCGCCGTGGTCATCGCGGGCCTCAAGGATACCGAGGTCTTCCAGCAGGCCATCCAAAAGCTGACCGGCCTGATCATGCAGCAGGCCCAGGGCTACGCCCAGGCCACGACCCAGCCGGCGGGTGAGCGGGTCATGAACGTGATCGTCATCCCGCAACTCGCCCTGCTGCAGCTCTCGCCCACCTGGACGATCGTGGACAACCAGCTTGTGGTGGCGACCAATCCGTCGCTGTGCACGCTGGCCATTCGCAGGCTGACGGCGGAGAACCCCGAGTCGGTCCGGACCACCGAGGCGTACAAGCAGGTGATGGTCGACCTGCCCGAAGGGTTGATTGCGCTGCGGTTCATCAACACGCAGAGGCAGTGGAGCCAGGCGCTGACCATGCTCCAGCAGTTCTGGCCGATGATGGCCATGGGAGCCCAGCAGCAGGCCCAGATCACGCTGCCAATGATGCTGCCGCCGGCCCAGGACATCCTCAAGCACATGGCGCCCAGCCTGGACTACTCGTGGCTCGACGCCCAAGGGCTGCGTTCGCGGACGATCGGGGCATTCGGCGGCGGATCGAGCCCGCTGAGCCTGGTTGCCGTCGCCGGCGTAGGCACCGCGGTGGCACTGCCCGCCCTTTCGCGAGCCCGGGAAACGGCCAGACGGTCGGTCTCGATGAGCAATCTCAGGCAGATAGGTATCGCCATGATGATGTACGCCAACGACTTCGAAGATCAGCTTCCGCCTGATCTGGAGGCACTGGTCGCTAATCGCTACGTCACAAAGGAGGTATTCAGCTCGCCTTTGAAGCCCGAGGCCTTCGATGGTCCCAGCTACGTCTACACCGGGCCGAGGAAGCTGTCGGAGGTGCCCGACGTGACCCACGAAATCCTGGCCCACGAGAATCCGGCGTACCTGTCCGAAGGCACCAACGTGCTGTTTGCGGATAGTCACGTGGAATGGATGAAGCCCGACGAGTTTCGTCAACGGCTGCAAGCCACGTACGAACGGCTCGGCAAGCCTATGCCGGAGATCCAGTTCGGCCAGACCGGCCGCAAGAGCGGGTTTGACCTCGGCGAATTCCTTGAAGACCTCAACCTGCCGTTTGGTTCAAAGTCCCGCAGCCGGTCGAGTGCCGTGGATAGAATGATCCCTTTCAAGTGCACGGCCTGCGGAGCGGTCGTGATGAAGAACCTGGACGAGTTGCAGCAGATGCACGAGACCGAAAAGATGGCTCCGATGATGAGCTCGATGAAGCTCGTCTGTCCCAAATGCGATAACAAGGAACTGACGCAGGCTGTCCTGTGCCTCAAGTGCGACGAGGTGTTCATCTTTGAGATGGACCCGATGGCCGGGGCGGATTTCGACGACCGCTGTCCCAAGTGCGGCGTGAGCTACGCCGAAGCCTGGCAGGAGAAGTACGGCAAGGGGAAATGA
- a CDS encoding ThuA domain-containing protein, with translation MKKALIVYGGWDGHEPQQTAEHMAGVLRKEGFEVEVSDTLDSFADVKKMNSLSLVSPVWTCGQMTPEQTSGLLDAVKAGVGIAGWHGGMGDAFRGNCGYEFMVGGQFVDHPDGIKEYTVNITDHDDPITKGIKDFKVTSEQYYMHVDPSNEVLATTTFQTTAAPWVNGCVMPVIWKRMWGKGRVFYFSVGHVLKDFEIPEVTEIQKRGSLWAAR, from the coding sequence ATGAAGAAGGCGTTGATTGTTTACGGCGGATGGGACGGGCACGAGCCGCAGCAGACGGCTGAGCACATGGCCGGCGTCCTGCGCAAGGAGGGCTTTGAAGTCGAAGTTTCGGACACCCTCGACTCGTTCGCCGACGTGAAGAAGATGAACTCGTTGAGCCTGGTCAGCCCGGTCTGGACCTGCGGCCAGATGACGCCGGAACAGACCAGCGGTCTGCTCGATGCGGTCAAGGCGGGCGTCGGCATCGCCGGCTGGCACGGCGGCATGGGCGATGCGTTCCGCGGCAACTGCGGGTATGAGTTTATGGTCGGCGGCCAGTTCGTCGATCATCCGGACGGCATCAAGGAATACACCGTCAACATCACCGACCACGACGACCCGATCACCAAGGGCATCAAGGATTTCAAGGTCACCTCGGAGCAGTACTACATGCACGTGGACCCGTCCAACGAGGTCCTGGCCACCACGACCTTCCAGACCACTGCGGCCCCGTGGGTGAACGGCTGCGTCATGCCGGTGATCTGGAAGCGGATGTGGGGGAAGGGCCGGGTGTTCTACTTCTCGGTCGGCCACGTGCTCAAGGATTTCGAGATTCCCGAGGTCACCGAGATCCAGAAGCGCGGCAGCCTCTGGGCCGCCCGATAG